In Geotalea uraniireducens, one genomic interval encodes:
- the greB gene encoding transcription elongation factor GreB, giving the protein MSKTQQANYITPEGAKKLRDELTWLWKEERPRVTQGVSDAAAEGDRSENAEYIYGKKRLREIDRRIRFLTQRLDLLTVVDTAPPRTDKVFFGAWVRLENEEGDEVVYRVVGPDESDAVRGFISIDSPMGKALLGRCEGDEFPVRRPAGEALFTVIEISYQPLG; this is encoded by the coding sequence GTGAGCAAGACGCAACAGGCGAACTACATCACCCCGGAAGGGGCGAAGAAGCTCCGCGACGAGCTGACCTGGCTCTGGAAGGAGGAGCGGCCGCGGGTGACCCAGGGGGTCTCCGACGCCGCCGCCGAAGGGGACCGCTCGGAAAATGCCGAGTATATTTACGGCAAGAAGCGGCTGCGGGAGATTGACCGCCGCATCCGCTTCCTCACCCAGCGGCTCGATCTCCTGACGGTGGTCGATACCGCGCCTCCGCGGACCGACAAGGTCTTTTTCGGCGCCTGGGTCAGGCTCGAAAACGAGGAGGGGGACGAAGTGGTCTACCGGGTGGTCGGCCCCGACGAAAGCGATGCCGTCCGGGGGTTCATCAGCATCGATTCGCCGATGGGGAAAGCGTTGCTCGGCCGCTGCGAAGGAGACGAGTTCCCGGTCCGCCGGCCGGCCGGCGAGGCGCTCTTTACGGTGATCGAGATCAGCTACCAGCCGCTCGGCTGA
- the ald gene encoding alanine dehydrogenase, translating into MIIGVAKEIKRHEYRVGMTPAGAAELVQEGHRVLIEAGAGEGSGFTDAEYRQAGAAISGRAELFAAAELLVKVKEPLAGEYELLRAGQALFTYLHLAPNRPLTEQLLRHQVTAIGYETVAKDGALPLLVPMSEVAGRMAPLVGAFHLQRFAGGTGVLPTGVPGVPAGRALILGAGTVGAGAARTCVGLGMETVVLNRGVDRLQRLDGLYRGRLQTRVLNREVLVQELRNADLVVGAILVPGGRTPLLIERELLGSMKPGGVIVDVAIDQGGCAETSRPTTHDDPVYMVDGIIHYAVANMPGAFPRTSTLALTNATLPFVRELAARGIDGALAADPALAGALNTYRGAIAHRALAEALGEPYRSFHSSSGG; encoded by the coding sequence ATGATCATCGGCGTAGCCAAGGAAATCAAGCGTCACGAGTATCGGGTGGGAATGACGCCGGCCGGCGCGGCAGAACTGGTGCAAGAGGGGCACCGGGTGCTGATCGAGGCCGGTGCCGGCGAAGGAAGCGGCTTTACCGATGCCGAATACCGTCAGGCGGGCGCGGCGATCAGCGGCCGGGCGGAACTGTTTGCTGCGGCGGAGCTCCTGGTCAAGGTGAAAGAGCCGCTGGCCGGCGAATACGAACTGCTCCGGGCGGGACAGGCGCTTTTTACCTATCTGCACCTGGCGCCCAACCGGCCGCTGACCGAGCAGTTGCTCCGCCACCAGGTGACCGCCATCGGTTATGAAACCGTCGCGAAGGACGGGGCACTGCCGCTGCTCGTCCCGATGAGCGAGGTGGCGGGACGGATGGCGCCGCTGGTCGGTGCCTTTCATCTGCAGCGCTTTGCCGGCGGCACCGGCGTTCTCCCGACGGGAGTGCCGGGGGTGCCGGCGGGGCGGGCGCTGATTCTCGGCGCCGGGACCGTCGGTGCCGGTGCCGCCCGGACCTGCGTCGGTCTCGGCATGGAGACGGTGGTGCTGAATCGGGGCGTCGACCGTCTGCAGCGGCTGGACGGACTCTACCGGGGACGGCTGCAGACCAGGGTGCTGAATCGGGAGGTGCTGGTCCAGGAACTGCGGAACGCCGATCTGGTGGTCGGGGCGATCCTGGTCCCCGGCGGCCGGACGCCGCTGCTGATCGAGCGGGAACTGCTCGGGTCGATGAAGCCGGGGGGGGTGATCGTCGACGTGGCGATCGACCAGGGGGGCTGCGCCGAGACGAGCCGGCCGACCACTCACGACGATCCGGTCTACATGGTCGACGGCATTATCCACTATGCGGTTGCCAACATGCCCGGCGCTTTTCCCCGGACTTCGACCCTGGCGCTCACCAACGCGACGCTGCCATTCGTCCGGGAACTCGCCGCGCGGGGGATCGACGGGGCGCTGGCCGCCGATCCTGCACTGGCCGGAGCTCTCAATACCTATCGCGGCGCCATCGCCCATCGCGCTCTCGCCGAGGCGCTGGGGGAACCGTATCGGTCGTTTCACTCTTCTTCCGGCGGATAG
- a CDS encoding LysE/ArgO family amino acid transporter, whose product MAGSSALAPLLSGFSLGASLIVAIGSQNAFVLRQGLKREHVFVVSTVCFLCDALLIALGAGGFGALVASSPTLLTAALWGGAAFLLFYGLRSFQAAWRPGTLEASRDDAPLAGFLRVVLTTLALTLLNPHVYLDTVLLLGSLAGQYPAMARVRFAIGAMLASFVWFYGIGYGARILAPLFRRPAAWRALDLLVGCTMWFIAGNLVWGRIGTP is encoded by the coding sequence ATGGCGGGCAGTTCGGCTCTCGCCCCGCTGTTGAGCGGTTTCAGCCTCGGGGCGAGCCTGATTGTCGCCATCGGCAGCCAGAACGCCTTCGTCCTGCGCCAGGGACTCAAACGGGAGCATGTGTTCGTCGTCAGCACCGTCTGCTTTCTCTGCGATGCCCTGCTGATCGCCCTCGGCGCCGGCGGTTTCGGCGCGCTGGTCGCTTCATCGCCGACGCTCCTGACGGCGGCGCTCTGGGGCGGCGCCGCCTTCCTCCTGTTTTACGGCCTCCGCTCCTTTCAGGCGGCCTGGCGCCCCGGCACCCTCGAAGCGTCACGCGATGACGCCCCTCTCGCCGGGTTCCTGCGGGTCGTCCTCACCACCCTGGCCCTGACCCTGCTCAACCCTCACGTCTACCTCGACACCGTCCTGCTGCTCGGCAGCCTGGCCGGCCAATACCCCGCCATGGCACGCGTCCGCTTCGCCATCGGCGCCATGCTCGCCTCCTTTGTCTGGTTCTACGGCATCGGCTACGGTGCCCGGATTCTGGCGCCGTTGTTCCGTCGTCCTGCCGCCTGGCGCGCCCTCGATCTGCTGGTCGGCTGCACCATGTGGTTCATTGCCGGCAATCTGGTCTGGGGCAGGATCGGTACCCCCTGA
- a CDS encoding mannose-1-phosphate guanylyltransferase, whose product MYIVILAGGSGTRFWPLSRKKTPKQLMSVFGGKSMLQRTVERVLPLKPKRILVVTNTLQAAETRRQLDYLRGVRIEVVEEPLGRNTAPAICLAATIIARYEPEGVMAVLPADHYIRDEDEFAATLLRGAEVARNGYLVTLGIAPDRPETGYGYLEAETELRGSGPYPVKRFIEKPDRQRALEFLAAGTFFWNSGMFLWRADVILDQIAALMPALARAFAGLTFSPDIWEPADLIPQIEAVYTMVDGQSIDYGVMERAANVMMLPAAFGWSDVGSWGAIPDVLDPDGTGNVVIDTETVVIDSHGCVVRGDKLTALVGVTDLVVVDTPDALLVCARERAQEVKQVTEELERRKLGRLL is encoded by the coding sequence ATGTATATCGTGATCCTGGCCGGCGGCTCGGGCACCCGGTTCTGGCCGTTGTCCCGCAAGAAAACCCCCAAACAGCTGATGTCGGTCTTCGGCGGCAAATCGATGCTGCAGCGGACCGTCGAGCGGGTGCTGCCGCTCAAGCCGAAGCGGATCCTGGTCGTTACCAATACCCTCCAGGCCGCCGAGACCCGCCGCCAGCTCGACTACCTCCGCGGGGTGCGGATCGAGGTGGTCGAAGAGCCGTTGGGGCGCAACACCGCGCCGGCAATCTGCCTCGCCGCCACCATCATCGCCCGCTACGAGCCGGAAGGGGTGATGGCGGTGCTCCCGGCCGACCATTACATTCGCGACGAGGACGAATTCGCCGCCACCCTGCTGCGGGGGGCGGAGGTGGCCCGCAACGGCTACCTGGTCACCCTCGGCATCGCCCCGGACCGCCCCGAGACCGGCTACGGCTATCTCGAAGCGGAGACCGAGCTGCGCGGCAGCGGGCCGTATCCGGTGAAACGCTTCATCGAGAAGCCCGATCGGCAGCGGGCGTTGGAATTCCTCGCCGCCGGCACCTTCTTCTGGAACAGCGGCATGTTCCTCTGGCGGGCCGATGTGATCCTCGACCAGATTGCCGCCCTGATGCCGGCGCTGGCCCGCGCCTTTGCCGGGCTGACCTTTTCTCCGGATATCTGGGAGCCGGCCGATCTCATCCCCCAGATCGAAGCGGTCTATACCATGGTCGACGGCCAGTCGATCGATTACGGGGTCATGGAGCGGGCGGCCAACGTGATGATGCTCCCGGCCGCTTTCGGCTGGAGCGACGTCGGCAGCTGGGGCGCCATTCCCGACGTGCTCGATCCGGACGGCACCGGCAACGTGGTCATCGATACCGAAACGGTGGTGATCGACAGCCACGGCTGCGTGGTGCGCGGCGACAAGCTCACCGCCCTGGTCGGCGTTACCGATCTGGTGGTGGTGGATACCCCCGATGCCTTGCTCGTCTGTGCCCGGGAGCGGGCCCAGGAGGTGAAGCAGGTGACAGAGGAACTGGAACGGCGCAAGCTGGGACGGTTACTCTAG
- a CDS encoding RNA recognition motif domain-containing protein has product MANELYVGNISDKATEEDLRRLFSVAGTVTSVHLITDPETGQFKRCGYVRMRSADELREAIATLDGALLINKVITVSIARPQKQQSAGKRGREGGSRPAKGRR; this is encoded by the coding sequence ATGGCCAACGAACTCTATGTGGGAAATATTTCCGACAAAGCGACGGAAGAGGACCTGCGCCGGCTCTTCTCCGTGGCGGGGACCGTGACCTCGGTCCATTTGATCACCGACCCGGAAACCGGCCAATTCAAGCGGTGCGGCTACGTCAGAATGAGGTCCGCCGACGAGTTGCGGGAGGCGATCGCCACTCTGGACGGCGCCCTGCTGATCAACAAGGTCATCACCGTTTCCATCGCCCGGCCGCAGAAACAGCAGTCGGCCGGCAAGCGGGGCCGCGAAGGCGGATCACGTCCGGCCAAGGGACGACGCTGA
- a CDS encoding R3H domain-containing nucleic acid-binding protein, which produces MKSNRTKITRDEEDTLLLVATLPPALRAALRNLPLDELLEVVMDLGRLPEARFPDRVVPLADRPVGHDDLAHVTALTGAFGDDNRAGIERTLHRISAIRNRKGQIVGLTLRVGRAVVGGIDLLRDLVETGQSLLILGRPGVGKTTKLREMARVLADDFHKRVIVIDTSNEIAGDGDIPHPGIGSARRMQVPRPDRQHATMIEAVENHMPEVIIIDEIGTEAEAAAARTIAERGVQLIGTAHGTTLESLLKNPTLSDLVGGVQVVTLGDEEARRRRTAKTISERRAPPTFEIVVEMVDRDEVIIHRETGAAVDAILRGYAPRGEVREQAADGQVHIRDEEPALTAAPPPTTELTQRQGPVRIYPYALSRDILERVIRSLGLSARTVGVPEQADLLIALRARADDLRLKRLTEGGGVPLHFIKRNTANEMRRLLERLFHVIEGVEGDEVAELVRETEAAIHQALAESAEIPLAPRRPALRKLQHRIIAGHGLVAQSRGREPERHLVIYPPEEE; this is translated from the coding sequence ATGAAAAGCAACCGGACGAAGATCACCCGCGACGAAGAAGATACCCTGCTGCTGGTGGCGACCCTGCCACCGGCGTTGCGGGCGGCGCTGCGCAATCTCCCCCTCGACGAACTGCTCGAGGTAGTGATGGACCTCGGGCGGCTCCCCGAGGCCCGCTTTCCCGACCGGGTGGTGCCGCTGGCCGACCGGCCGGTCGGCCACGACGACCTGGCCCATGTCACCGCCCTGACCGGCGCCTTCGGCGACGACAACCGCGCCGGCATCGAACGGACCCTGCACCGGATCTCCGCTATCCGCAACCGCAAGGGGCAGATCGTCGGCCTCACCCTCCGGGTGGGACGGGCGGTGGTGGGAGGGATCGACCTCTTGCGGGATTTGGTCGAAACCGGCCAGAGCCTCCTGATCCTCGGCCGGCCGGGGGTCGGCAAGACCACCAAGTTGCGGGAGATGGCCCGGGTGCTGGCCGACGACTTCCACAAGCGGGTGATCGTCATCGACACCTCGAACGAGATCGCCGGTGACGGCGACATCCCCCACCCGGGGATCGGCAGCGCCCGGCGGATGCAGGTACCGCGACCCGACCGCCAGCACGCGACGATGATCGAGGCGGTGGAAAATCACATGCCGGAGGTGATCATCATCGACGAAATCGGCACCGAGGCCGAAGCGGCCGCCGCCCGGACCATCGCCGAGCGGGGGGTGCAACTGATCGGCACCGCCCATGGCACCACCCTGGAGAGCCTGCTGAAAAATCCGACCCTTTCGGACCTGGTGGGCGGGGTGCAGGTGGTGACCCTCGGCGACGAGGAGGCCCGCCGGCGGCGGACCGCCAAAACGATCAGCGAGCGGCGCGCCCCGCCGACCTTCGAGATCGTGGTGGAGATGGTCGACCGGGACGAGGTGATCATCCACCGGGAGACCGGCGCCGCCGTTGACGCCATCCTGCGCGGGTACGCTCCCCGTGGCGAGGTACGGGAGCAGGCCGCCGACGGCCAGGTGCACATCCGGGACGAGGAGCCGGCCCTGACCGCCGCGCCGCCGCCAACCACCGAACTGACCCAGCGCCAGGGACCGGTCCGCATTTACCCTTACGCCTTGTCCCGGGATATTCTGGAGCGGGTGATCCGCAGCCTCGGCCTGAGCGCCCGAACCGTCGGCGTCCCCGAGCAGGCCGACCTGCTGATTGCCCTCCGCGCCCGGGCCGACGACCTGCGACTGAAGCGGCTGACCGAAGGGGGCGGCGTCCCGCTCCACTTCATCAAACGGAATACCGCCAACGAGATGCGCCGGCTCCTGGAGCGGCTCTTCCACGTCATCGAGGGGGTGGAGGGGGATGAGGTAGCCGAGCTGGTGCGGGAGACGGAAGCGGCCATCCACCAAGCGCTGGCGGAAAGCGCCGAAATCCCGCTTGCCCCCCGCCGGCCGGCGCTGCGCAAACTCCAGCACCGGATCATCGCCGGCCACGGTCTGGTGGCCCAGAGCCGCGGCCGGGAGCCGGAACGGCACCTGGTGATCTATCCGCCGGAAGAAGAGTGA
- a CDS encoding choice-of-anchor D domain-containing protein, producing the protein MERRHLTTIMYLAMVIAALPWGNLAFAGAGVGSSTNSAGTPIQIPTYYANSPAGTWTDWTGAIHNSGMALRKFVDGLPGVPGLTSYNAGTGYTNGANDLGQYMPLGVPDKNAYPGSDYYEIAIVEYAEKMHSDLPNPTALRAYVQLETPANAGVSKHVALNYPDGSPILDANGVQVYGIDNPHYLGPIINATRGTPVRIKYTNYLPTGHFNATTGQRNGDLFIPVDKTLMSSGAGPLDANGNPCDNTVTPNNCAVYTENREVIHLHGGDTPWISDGTPSQWTVPRGEVTPFKVGPSYENVPDMPIPGEGSGTLYYNNGESARLMFYHDHVLGITRLNVYAGLAAGYLLNDQPGVGENALVSAGALPSDQIPLVIQEKTFVPQDIAQQDAKWDTTHWGKYGDLWFPHVYETNQDPNSFDGTNPVGRWDWGPWFWPIFPAPDPLPTGVYGDASTTPEAFGDTPVINGTLYPTVTVDPKAYRFRLLNASNDRFINLGLYIAADKTTVNPADPINSPAIALCDGSNPSIPVTNCTEVKMVNFSPGAIFPAGPNFPGGTFPSTGGLQGTGWGTPDARVGGVPDPSTMGPDIIQIGSEGGILPQPAIIPSTPVNYEYNKRSVTVLNVLEHGLYVGPAERADFVVDFSAFAGKTLILYNDSPAPVPAGDPRLDYYTGNPDQTAVGGAASTLPGYGPNTRTMMQIVVRNTAPAAAFDASPTGPLATNLPAAYAATQPKPVVAESAYNSAFLTNYGDTYAKIYTGSINQHTFDFTAGDTLTYYPEGSTTPVTVTEGQLAQIPVLNKAIQELFDSHGRMNATLGVELPFTGSNIQTTIPLGYADPTTETIKDGETQIWKITHNGVDTHPVHFHLVNVQVINRVGWDGTVKPPYANEVGWKETVKMNPLEDIIVAVRANAPSLPFGLPVSIRPESPSIPLGSSMGFTQIDPLTGNPPATPITNVVANFGWEYVWHCHILGHEENDFMRPFVFQFPAVVSSAPTNLTSTGVSSTQNDLSWTDPTPIDYLNSATFGSKANEIGFRIERASTNSGFAPIGYALANHTTYSDTTAVAGTQYWYRIIAYNAAGDSAPSNVAPAASLITVTPLSTAFGSIAVNYTSPSVGYTISNPGALPLNVSAITLGGTDSALFALQNGSCGTTPFTLAPGTSCNIAATFTPTSAGSKSANIQVTSDALVAASAINLTGTGVNGSTLPVRINLAPPVYYSTLAAAFTAAKSGNTIQAWGVQFIEPTVTLNTTGTITFGGGYDPLFGTSTGMTALKGALSVTKGTLVVGNLTIM; encoded by the coding sequence ATGGAGCGACGACATCTCACAACCATTATGTACCTGGCAATGGTAATAGCCGCCCTTCCATGGGGAAACCTGGCCTTTGCCGGTGCCGGGGTCGGGAGCAGCACCAACTCTGCAGGAACACCGATCCAGATCCCAACCTACTATGCCAACAGCCCGGCCGGCACCTGGACCGACTGGACCGGAGCAATTCACAATTCCGGCATGGCGCTCCGCAAGTTTGTCGACGGCCTGCCCGGCGTTCCCGGGCTGACCTCGTATAACGCCGGCACCGGCTACACCAACGGCGCCAACGACCTCGGCCAGTACATGCCGCTGGGCGTCCCGGACAAGAATGCCTATCCCGGTAGCGATTACTACGAAATCGCCATCGTCGAATACGCTGAGAAAATGCACAGCGATCTCCCCAACCCGACCGCCCTGCGCGCGTACGTGCAGCTGGAAACGCCGGCGAACGCCGGAGTCAGTAAACATGTCGCCCTGAACTACCCGGACGGCTCACCGATTCTGGATGCGAACGGCGTCCAGGTTTACGGAATCGACAATCCCCACTACCTCGGGCCGATCATCAACGCCACCCGGGGAACGCCGGTGCGGATCAAGTACACCAACTATCTCCCCACCGGTCATTTCAATGCGACAACCGGCCAGCGCAACGGCGATCTGTTCATCCCGGTGGACAAGACCCTGATGAGTTCCGGGGCCGGGCCGCTCGACGCCAACGGCAACCCGTGCGACAACACGGTTACGCCGAACAACTGTGCCGTCTACACCGAAAACCGCGAGGTTATCCATCTCCATGGCGGCGACACCCCCTGGATCAGCGACGGTACGCCGAGCCAGTGGACGGTACCGCGAGGAGAGGTTACGCCGTTCAAGGTCGGCCCGTCTTATGAGAACGTTCCGGACATGCCGATCCCCGGCGAAGGTTCGGGCACGTTGTACTACAACAACGGGGAAAGCGCCCGTCTGATGTTCTATCACGACCACGTCCTCGGGATCACCCGGCTCAACGTCTATGCCGGTCTGGCGGCCGGCTACCTGCTCAACGACCAGCCGGGCGTCGGAGAAAACGCCCTGGTGTCTGCCGGTGCCCTCCCGTCCGACCAGATTCCGCTGGTTATTCAGGAAAAGACCTTCGTTCCCCAGGACATTGCCCAGCAGGATGCCAAGTGGGATACAACCCACTGGGGCAAGTACGGCGATCTCTGGTTCCCCCACGTTTACGAGACGAACCAGGATCCGAATTCCTTCGACGGGACCAACCCCGTCGGCCGGTGGGACTGGGGTCCCTGGTTCTGGCCGATCTTCCCGGCTCCGGATCCGTTGCCGACCGGCGTGTACGGTGACGCCAGCACCACTCCGGAAGCGTTTGGCGATACGCCGGTAATCAACGGCACCCTCTACCCGACCGTCACGGTTGACCCCAAGGCCTATCGTTTCCGGCTCCTCAACGCCAGCAACGACCGTTTCATCAACCTCGGCCTCTATATCGCCGCCGACAAGACGACGGTCAACCCCGCCGATCCGATCAATTCACCGGCGATAGCGCTTTGCGACGGCAGCAATCCGAGTATTCCGGTCACCAACTGTACCGAAGTCAAGATGGTTAACTTCTCTCCCGGCGCCATCTTCCCGGCCGGGCCCAATTTCCCGGGCGGGACCTTCCCGAGTACCGGCGGGCTGCAGGGGACCGGTTGGGGAACACCCGACGCCCGGGTCGGCGGGGTACCCGATCCGAGCACAATGGGTCCGGATATCATCCAGATCGGCAGCGAAGGGGGCATTCTGCCGCAGCCGGCGATCATCCCCTCGACCCCGGTCAATTACGAATACAACAAGCGAAGCGTCACCGTGCTGAATGTTCTGGAACACGGGCTCTACGTGGGACCGGCAGAGCGGGCCGATTTCGTCGTCGATTTCTCGGCCTTTGCCGGCAAGACGCTCATCCTCTATAACGACTCTCCGGCACCGGTCCCGGCTGGCGACCCCCGCCTCGACTACTACACCGGCAACCCCGACCAGACCGCTGTCGGCGGCGCCGCCTCGACATTGCCGGGCTACGGCCCCAACACCCGGACCATGATGCAGATCGTCGTGCGCAACACCGCCCCGGCCGCCGCTTTCGACGCCTCGCCGACCGGACCGCTGGCAACCAACCTCCCGGCGGCCTACGCCGCGACCCAGCCCAAACCGGTCGTGGCCGAGTCGGCGTATAACAGCGCCTTCCTGACCAATTACGGCGACACTTACGCGAAAATCTACACCGGCTCGATCAATCAGCACACCTTCGACTTTACCGCCGGCGACACACTGACCTACTATCCGGAAGGGTCGACGACCCCGGTAACGGTTACCGAAGGCCAGCTGGCCCAGATTCCGGTCCTCAACAAAGCGATCCAGGAACTGTTCGACTCCCACGGGAGAATGAACGCCACCCTCGGGGTCGAGCTGCCGTTCACCGGCTCTAACATCCAGACGACCATTCCGCTCGGCTATGCTGATCCGACCACCGAGACGATCAAGGACGGCGAGACCCAGATCTGGAAGATCACCCATAACGGCGTCGACACCCATCCGGTCCATTTCCACCTCGTCAACGTCCAGGTCATCAACCGGGTCGGCTGGGACGGCACGGTGAAGCCGCCCTACGCCAACGAAGTCGGCTGGAAAGAGACCGTCAAGATGAATCCGCTGGAAGACATCATTGTTGCGGTACGGGCCAATGCGCCGTCGCTCCCCTTCGGCTTGCCGGTCAGCATCCGGCCGGAATCGCCGTCGATCCCGTTGGGGAGCTCGATGGGCTTCACCCAGATCGATCCGCTCACCGGCAACCCGCCCGCCACCCCGATCACCAACGTCGTGGCGAACTTCGGCTGGGAATACGTCTGGCACTGCCACATCCTCGGCCATGAGGAAAACGACTTCATGCGGCCGTTCGTCTTCCAGTTCCCGGCAGTCGTTTCCAGCGCCCCGACCAACCTGACCTCGACGGGCGTCAGTTCTACCCAGAACGATCTCTCGTGGACCGACCCGACACCGATCGACTACCTGAACAGCGCCACCTTCGGCAGCAAGGCCAACGAAATCGGTTTCCGGATCGAGCGGGCCTCGACCAATTCGGGGTTTGCCCCCATCGGCTACGCCTTGGCCAACCATACGACCTACAGCGATACCACCGCGGTAGCCGGCACCCAGTACTGGTACCGGATCATCGCCTACAACGCCGCCGGCGATTCGGCACCGTCCAATGTCGCCCCGGCCGCCTCGCTGATCACGGTGACTCCGCTCTCGACCGCCTTCGGCAGCATTGCCGTCAACTACACGTCACCGTCCGTTGGATACACGATCAGCAACCCGGGTGCTCTCCCGCTCAACGTCAGCGCGATTACACTGGGCGGGACCGACAGTGCCCTGTTCGCTCTGCAGAACGGCTCCTGCGGCACCACGCCGTTCACCCTTGCCCCCGGCACCAGCTGCAACATCGCGGCGACCTTCACCCCGACCAGCGCCGGCAGCAAGTCGGCAAACATCCAGGTGACATCCGACGCCCTGGTTGCGGCATCAGCCATCAACCTGACCGGTACCGGCGTTAACGGCTCAACCCTCCCGGTCCGGATCAACCTGGCACCGCCGGTCTACTATTCGACCCTGGCAGCCGCCTTTACCGCCGCCAAGTCGGGAAATACCATCCAGGCATGGGGGGTCCAGTTCATCGAACCAACGGTAACGCTCAATACGACCGGCACCATAACCTTCGGCGGCGGCTATGACCCGCTCTTCGGAACCAGCACCGGGATGACCGCTCTGAAGGGAGCCCTGTCCGTTACCAAGGGGACGCTGGTCGTCGGCAATCTGACCATCATGTAA
- the rpsA gene encoding 30S ribosomal protein S1, translating to MTKRRLSTTFIVPLQAEAQRPSFHKNEEHMVIDEKETSSSPEEESFAELFEKSCKKTARLKPGDRVEARILKVGAEWVFLDIGSKGEGVLDRKELADAEGNVTVAEGDTLPVWFVGSVRNELRFTVKMGAGAAGHAQLEDAYRAGIPVEGYVEKEIKGGFEVKIAGTVRAFCPYSQISLRRVEDAAAFVGRHLPFRITEYAERGRNIIVSHRQILEEEQRRQRDALRESLQEGMTVAGTVTQLKDFGAFVDIGGIEGLIPISEVGWTRVKDIRDVLSVGQQVTVLIKKLDWDAGKFSFSLRDTLADPWESVVEKFPEGSFQTGTVARLAPFGAFVTLAAGIDGLIHISKLGQGKRINHPREVVQEGETVEVKVDGVDRENRRLSLSLAAVSRAQDEEEQTLSTFRRQSADSAAASLGSFADLLKPKHDRSKK from the coding sequence TTGACTAAACGGCGCCTTTCGACTACTTTCATCGTGCCGCTGCAAGCAGAGGCCCAGCGGCCATCATTTCACAAAAACGAGGAACATATGGTCATCGACGAGAAAGAAACCAGCAGCTCCCCCGAAGAAGAAAGCTTTGCCGAGCTGTTCGAAAAGAGCTGCAAGAAGACGGCGCGGCTGAAGCCGGGCGACCGGGTGGAGGCCCGCATCCTGAAAGTCGGCGCCGAGTGGGTCTTCCTCGACATCGGCAGCAAGGGGGAAGGGGTCCTGGACCGCAAGGAACTGGCCGATGCCGAAGGGAACGTGACGGTGGCCGAGGGGGATACCCTGCCGGTCTGGTTCGTCGGCAGCGTCCGCAACGAGCTCCGCTTCACGGTGAAAATGGGGGCCGGCGCCGCCGGCCATGCCCAGCTGGAGGATGCCTACCGGGCCGGGATTCCGGTCGAGGGGTACGTCGAGAAGGAGATCAAGGGGGGCTTCGAGGTGAAGATCGCCGGCACCGTCCGGGCCTTTTGCCCCTATTCGCAGATCTCCCTCCGCCGGGTCGAGGATGCCGCCGCCTTCGTCGGCCGGCATCTCCCCTTCCGGATCACCGAGTACGCCGAGCGGGGGCGCAACATCATCGTCTCCCACCGGCAGATCCTCGAAGAGGAACAGCGCCGGCAGCGCGACGCCCTTCGCGAGTCACTCCAGGAGGGGATGACCGTCGCCGGCACCGTTACCCAGTTGAAGGATTTCGGCGCCTTCGTCGACATCGGCGGCATCGAGGGGCTGATCCCGATCTCGGAAGTGGGCTGGACCCGGGTGAAGGATATCCGCGACGTGCTCAGCGTCGGGCAGCAGGTGACGGTGCTGATCAAGAAGCTCGACTGGGATGCCGGCAAGTTTTCCTTCAGCCTCCGCGACACCCTGGCCGATCCGTGGGAGAGCGTGGTCGAGAAGTTCCCCGAAGGGTCGTTCCAGACCGGCACCGTGGCGCGGCTCGCCCCGTTCGGCGCCTTCGTCACCCTGGCGGCCGGCATCGACGGCCTGATCCACATCTCCAAGCTCGGCCAGGGGAAAAGGATCAATCATCCGCGCGAGGTGGTGCAGGAAGGGGAAACGGTAGAGGTCAAGGTCGACGGCGTCGACCGGGAGAACCGCCGGTTGTCGCTTTCCCTGGCCGCAGTCAGCCGGGCGCAGGACGAGGAGGAGCAGACGCTTTCCACCTTCCGGCGCCAGAGCGCCGACAGCGCGGCGGCGTCCCTCGGCTCCTTTGCCGACCTGCTGAAACCGAAGCACGACCGGTCGAAAAAGTAG